In a genomic window of Alteromonas gilva:
- the hldE gene encoding bifunctional D-glycero-beta-D-manno-heptose-7-phosphate kinase/D-glycero-beta-D-manno-heptose 1-phosphate adenylyltransferase HldE, protein MTLPNFNQIHILVVGDVMLDRYWSGSTARVSPEAPVPVVNINNTEDRPGGAANVAINLASLGVKVTLLGMVGNDENADILRNRLAGYGIECMFTTCDGLDTITKLRVMSRNQQLLRMDFERSFAEQDKSALNANFKAHLAGCDAVILSDYAKGALSDPQTLIAHARKHSVPVIVDPKGDDFTKYHGATLITPNMAEFKTVAGAINSEQQLIERANALCETLALEALLVTRSEQGMTLFVPGEPELHLPAKAKEVYDVTGAGDTVISILAASVAAGESLARASVLANLAASIVVGKLGTSAITTTELAVAAGQHSHPDGGVMSEEQLVLAVTAAQARGEKVVMTNGCFDILHAGHVSYLEAAAKLGDRLIVAVNTDASVQALKGPGRPVNTVARRMAVLAGLSAVDWVVPFSEDTPQRLIARLLPNILVKGGDYKVEDIAGGQEVLDNGGAVKVLHFEEGVSTTGIIETIVSQQSFRK, encoded by the coding sequence ATGACACTCCCGAATTTTAATCAAATACATATTCTCGTGGTCGGTGACGTCATGTTGGACCGCTACTGGAGCGGCTCAACCGCGCGCGTTTCCCCTGAGGCACCGGTGCCGGTAGTCAACATTAACAATACCGAGGACCGCCCCGGCGGCGCTGCAAATGTGGCCATTAATTTAGCGTCACTGGGAGTTAAAGTTACCTTGCTGGGGATGGTCGGCAACGATGAAAATGCCGATATTTTGCGTAACCGCCTTGCAGGCTATGGCATTGAATGCATGTTCACCACGTGTGACGGGCTCGATACCATCACTAAATTACGAGTAATGAGCCGCAATCAGCAGCTCCTGAGAATGGATTTTGAACGTTCTTTTGCTGAGCAGGATAAGTCGGCGCTCAACGCCAACTTCAAGGCGCACCTCGCGGGGTGTGACGCGGTTATTTTATCGGACTATGCCAAAGGCGCATTAAGCGATCCTCAGACGCTGATCGCCCATGCCCGTAAGCATTCAGTGCCTGTTATTGTCGATCCCAAAGGCGATGATTTCACAAAATACCACGGGGCAACGTTAATTACGCCGAATATGGCCGAGTTTAAAACAGTTGCGGGCGCTATCAACAGTGAACAGCAGCTTATCGAGCGTGCCAATGCACTGTGTGAGACGTTAGCGCTGGAGGCATTGCTGGTCACCCGTTCAGAGCAGGGAATGACATTATTTGTACCCGGCGAGCCTGAACTGCATTTGCCCGCTAAAGCCAAAGAGGTCTACGACGTTACCGGCGCCGGCGACACGGTTATCTCCATATTGGCGGCCAGTGTTGCTGCCGGGGAAAGTTTAGCGCGTGCCAGTGTGCTGGCTAATCTGGCTGCCAGTATTGTGGTAGGTAAATTGGGCACGTCTGCCATTACCACCACCGAACTTGCTGTGGCGGCTGGTCAGCATAGCCACCCTGATGGTGGGGTAATGTCCGAAGAACAGTTAGTCCTGGCGGTGACCGCGGCGCAGGCCCGCGGCGAAAAAGTGGTTATGACCAATGGCTGTTTTGATATTTTGCATGCGGGTCATGTGTCGTACCTGGAGGCCGCCGCTAAATTGGGAGACAGGCTCATCGTAGCGGTTAATACCGATGCGTCTGTCCAGGCGTTGAAAGGCCCAGGCCGGCCTGTCAATACGGTCGCCAGACGTATGGCCGTGCTGGCCGGTTTAAGTGCGGTGGACTGGGTAGTGCCCTTTAGCGAAGATACCCCGCAACGTCTTATTGCCCGGTTGTTGCCGAATATACTGGTAAAAGGTGGTGATTATAAAGTGGAGGACATCGCCGGTGGTCAGGAAGTGCTCGACAACGGCGGTGCCGTGAAAGTGCTTCACTTTGAAGAGGGTGTGTCGACAACAGGTATCATCGAAACGATTGTTAGCCAACAGAGTTTTCGCAAGTGA
- a CDS encoding XrtA/PEP-CTERM system-associated ATPase has protein sequence MYESYYGFKSKPFQLTPDPAFFFASKLHKRAISYLQYGLSQAEGFIVITGGVGTGKTTIANSLLADLQQDIVAAQIVTPKLSPDELVKMVGSRFGINVAGKSKADIIGELEKYLYSLSGQGRRALLLVDEAQNLPLEAIEELRMLSNFQHAGKPLLQSFLLGQQELQPILRAPNMEQFRQRIVASCHLQPLNAEEVQAYIEFRLAQAGRSGSALFTEAAYEVIFDFSKGIPRKVNTLLDRALLFGYLEDITVFEGSAITQVVEEINSEMFIADDTGVEDEPDYAPGQTAPYGFTTRNGKTITEIDYYKDMLGELVDALDDVIVHKVKLTQHIDKVMKKKYQDYMQLKSESADKEDTEVPREDELSSR, from the coding sequence ATGTACGAAAGTTACTATGGTTTTAAGTCGAAACCGTTTCAGTTAACGCCTGATCCGGCATTTTTTTTCGCGAGTAAACTACATAAACGGGCTATCTCTTATCTGCAATACGGGCTCTCCCAGGCCGAGGGGTTTATTGTTATCACCGGGGGGGTGGGAACCGGAAAAACAACCATTGCAAATAGCTTGCTGGCAGATCTGCAACAGGACATTGTTGCGGCACAGATCGTTACGCCAAAGTTGTCGCCTGATGAATTGGTAAAAATGGTGGGCAGCCGGTTTGGCATTAACGTGGCTGGGAAGAGCAAAGCCGATATTATCGGTGAGCTAGAAAAGTATTTGTACTCATTAAGTGGTCAGGGACGTCGTGCGCTATTATTGGTCGATGAAGCGCAAAATTTGCCGTTGGAAGCCATCGAAGAGCTGCGTATGCTGTCTAACTTTCAGCATGCAGGAAAGCCCCTGTTGCAGAGTTTTTTATTAGGTCAGCAAGAGTTACAACCGATTTTACGCGCGCCAAATATGGAGCAGTTTCGCCAGCGAATTGTTGCCTCCTGCCATTTGCAGCCGCTCAATGCCGAAGAAGTACAAGCCTATATTGAGTTCAGACTGGCTCAGGCAGGCCGCAGTGGCAGTGCGTTGTTTACTGAGGCTGCCTATGAGGTCATTTTTGACTTCTCCAAAGGGATCCCCCGCAAGGTTAATACATTGCTCGACAGGGCGCTATTATTTGGTTATCTGGAAGACATAACTGTTTTTGAGGGAAGCGCCATCACTCAGGTGGTCGAAGAAATAAACAGCGAAATGTTTATTGCCGACGATACTGGTGTTGAGGATGAGCCAGACTATGCACCTGGGCAAACCGCCCCCTATGGTTTTACCACCCGCAATGGCAAGACAATTACAGAAATTGATTATTATAAAGACATGCTGGGCGAGCTGGTGGACGCGTTAGATGATGTCATCGTTCATAAAGTAAAGCTGACCCAGCATATTGATAAGGTAATGAAGAAAAAGTATCAGGATTACATGCAGCTAAAAAGCGAGAGCGCTGATAAAGAAGATACTGAAGTGCCCAGAGAAGACGAGCTCAGTTCGCGCTGA
- a CDS encoding XrtA-associated tyrosine autokinase, producing MTNTIEKALQRNQQQRQEQQSSDEAAPAVKNSAGHDTKEPMFLDLEMLEEKGYVTMSGGRRQINEEFREIKRKLLSNAFGKLAKTLKNSNIIMVSSSRPAEGKTFTATNLALSIASEQDKTVLLVDADVLKPNVLFSLGVERRQGLMEYLTGEVDDIADVLYSTNIDKLKIIPAGKTHHLSTELLASQKMHEIIEEFANRYADRVVIIDSPPLIGITETAVLANFAGQAVVVVEEGKAKMHDIKVSIERLNPDMAIGFVVNKSVYNDGDMGYYGYYGYGSE from the coding sequence ATGACTAATACGATTGAAAAAGCGTTACAACGAAATCAACAGCAACGCCAGGAGCAACAATCCAGCGACGAAGCTGCCCCAGCAGTCAAGAATTCTGCTGGCCATGACACCAAAGAGCCCATGTTTCTTGATTTGGAAATGCTTGAAGAAAAGGGCTATGTCACCATGTCTGGCGGCCGAAGACAGATCAATGAAGAGTTTCGAGAAATCAAACGTAAACTATTGTCCAATGCATTTGGTAAGCTGGCTAAAACGCTTAAAAACAGTAATATCATTATGGTCTCCAGCAGTCGGCCTGCCGAAGGGAAAACCTTCACGGCGACGAACCTTGCGCTAAGTATAGCGTCGGAACAAGACAAGACCGTATTGCTGGTGGATGCAGACGTACTAAAACCTAATGTGCTGTTTAGCCTGGGTGTAGAGCGCAGACAAGGCCTGATGGAATATCTCACTGGTGAAGTCGATGACATTGCTGATGTACTGTATTCTACCAATATTGATAAATTAAAAATCATCCCCGCCGGCAAAACCCATCACTTAAGTACGGAATTGCTCGCCAGTCAAAAAATGCACGAAATCATAGAAGAGTTTGCCAACCGATACGCAGACCGTGTAGTGATTATTGACTCTCCGCCTTTGATAGGTATCACTGAAACCGCCGTACTGGCCAACTTTGCAGGGCAAGCCGTTGTCGTCGTCGAGGAAGGCAAAGCGAAAATGCACGATATAAAGGTCTCCATTGAACGGTTGAACCCCGATATGGCAATTGGCTTTGTGGTGAACAAGTCCGTCTACAACGACGGTGATATGGGATATTACGGTTACTACGGCTATGGTTCAGAGTAG
- a CDS encoding XrtA system polysaccharide chain length determinant translates to MQDFQQLLNQVLDYVKGIWIKKRYVMISTWLLCPVGFLYVASLPDTFQSKAVVYVDTRSVLQPLLRGLAIQSNPEQEVSMMAKTLLSRSNVEKIARESDLDLNTQTKEQFNALVTSLTQNIDLDSTGRDNIYRISFSHRSPETAQKVVQETLDLFVEGSLGNNRRDTDTAGRFLDEQIADYENRLTEAEQRLADFKRQYSNILPLQGSYYSSLQSFKDQLDATKLEVKQVDEQIESMKQQFDSFKSADSFDVTNNDSPVLKTRYDNRIKALEEELDRLLLRFTELHPDVQGTKALLTSLEEARKKEIEAFLDNDNEDAVASELNTEIRLELSRLKSSKAALLVKEQYLNDKITELRSKIDLVPQIEAESTALNRDYGITKDKYEDLLSRKEAASISRRADVSAEDLQFQIIEPPVVPTAPSAPNRIMMYTGILIAGFGLGVGIAFLLSQLSPVLIRAKQLHNLSDYPIWGTVSHFNKPQIKARNRHRLTIFGLSTGLLLAIYCLLVGAEIMNIKLF, encoded by the coding sequence ATGCAGGATTTTCAGCAACTGCTAAATCAAGTGCTTGACTACGTTAAAGGCATTTGGATTAAAAAGCGCTACGTCATGATAAGCACGTGGCTGTTATGCCCTGTTGGCTTTCTTTATGTCGCATCACTCCCAGACACTTTCCAGTCAAAAGCCGTTGTGTATGTTGATACCCGCTCTGTTTTGCAGCCGTTATTACGTGGTCTGGCGATTCAGTCGAATCCCGAGCAAGAAGTCAGCATGATGGCCAAAACGTTGCTCAGCCGCAGCAATGTCGAAAAAATTGCCCGGGAGAGTGACTTAGATCTCAACACTCAGACCAAAGAGCAATTTAATGCCCTGGTAACGTCGTTAACCCAGAATATCGACCTGGACTCCACGGGTCGCGACAACATTTATCGTATTTCTTTCAGCCATCGCTCTCCTGAAACCGCGCAGAAAGTGGTGCAGGAAACCCTGGATTTATTCGTCGAAGGCTCATTAGGTAACAATCGCCGCGATACTGACACCGCCGGGCGCTTTTTAGATGAGCAGATAGCTGACTACGAAAACCGCCTGACTGAGGCCGAACAACGCCTGGCTGACTTTAAACGGCAATACAGTAATATTTTGCCGCTCCAGGGCTCATACTATTCATCACTACAATCATTCAAAGACCAGCTCGACGCGACCAAGCTGGAGGTGAAGCAGGTTGATGAGCAAATTGAGTCGATGAAACAACAATTTGATTCTTTTAAATCAGCAGACAGTTTTGACGTCACCAATAACGATAGTCCTGTGTTAAAAACCCGTTACGATAATCGTATTAAGGCGTTGGAGGAAGAGCTGGACCGCTTATTATTGCGGTTTACCGAACTTCACCCTGATGTTCAGGGTACCAAAGCGTTGCTGACGTCTCTCGAAGAAGCCAGAAAAAAAGAAATTGAGGCCTTCCTCGATAATGATAACGAAGACGCTGTGGCGAGTGAGCTTAATACCGAGATAAGACTTGAACTAAGCCGTCTTAAAAGTAGTAAAGCCGCGCTCTTAGTGAAGGAGCAATACCTGAACGATAAAATAACCGAGCTAAGATCTAAAATCGATTTGGTACCACAAATCGAGGCTGAATCGACGGCGTTAAACAGAGACTACGGTATTACTAAAGATAAGTACGAAGATTTGCTTAGCAGAAAGGAAGCGGCAAGTATTTCCCGCCGCGCCGACGTTTCAGCAGAAGATTTACAATTTCAGATCATTGAGCCACCCGTGGTTCCTACTGCCCCCTCAGCCCCAAACAGAATTATGATGTATACCGGTATCCTGATTGCCGGCTTTGGTTTGGGAGTCGGCATTGCCTTTTTACTCAGCCAGTTATCTCCGGTACTGATAAGAGCAAAGCAACTGCATAACTTATCTGACTACCCGATATGGGGTACGGTAAGTCACTTCAACAAACCACAGATCAAAGCCCGTAACCGCCATCGTTTGACCATATTTGGTTTATCAACGGGCTTATTACTGGCCATTTATTGCCTACTCGTGGGGGCTGAAATCATGAATATCAAGCTATTCTGA
- a CDS encoding XrtA/PEP-CTERM system exopolysaccharide export protein, which translates to MIKFCLFTLMAIMVTGCQSNRLPEATTRISLTSDVNDYRYLIGPGDNLTIFVWRNPEISGNFLVRPDGKVTTALVEDLDVSGKTPTALAREIEEELSKYINSPRVTVSVTGFQGPLSEQVRVIGEATNPRAINYTEHMTLLDLMIAVGGLTEFADGDNAKLIRVIDGEKRSFDIEIDELIREGDISQNVDMLPGDIVIIPEAWY; encoded by the coding sequence ATGATTAAATTTTGCCTGTTCACGCTAATGGCAATAATGGTAACTGGTTGCCAAAGCAACAGACTACCAGAGGCGACCACCCGGATATCGTTAACCAGCGACGTCAACGACTACCGCTATTTAATCGGCCCCGGCGACAATCTCACCATATTTGTATGGCGTAACCCTGAAATTTCAGGGAACTTCCTGGTTAGACCAGACGGTAAGGTCACTACGGCATTAGTAGAAGATCTCGATGTTTCCGGTAAAACACCCACCGCACTTGCACGCGAGATTGAAGAAGAACTCTCCAAGTACATCAACAGCCCAAGAGTAACGGTCAGCGTGACAGGTTTTCAGGGCCCCCTGAGCGAACAAGTCAGAGTGATTGGTGAAGCGACCAATCCCCGGGCCATTAATTATACTGAACATATGACCCTGCTCGACCTCATGATAGCCGTTGGCGGATTAACTGAATTTGCCGATGGCGATAACGCTAAATTAATTCGAGTCATTGACGGCGAAAAACGTTCTTTTGACATTGAAATTGATGAGTTAATCAGAGAAGGAGACATCTCACAAAATGTGGATATGCTGCCTGGTGATATCGTTATCATTCCTGAAGCCTGGTACTAA
- a CDS encoding TIGR03013 family XrtA/PEP-CTERM system glycosyltransferase, which yields MAVAKNRQNKRSNALVITEALLVAYIGYIASFILVQLDLIPAPDIETNTVNMFLITITVLLCSLSVGLYEAKLRETFRGIIRRVFVSLGLTYFIVEVVTQTFFDLLQMHPYYLPTAISLNLIAIVFFRYFTNRLGLLGLGRLRLVVLGAGERASIIERRMRRDADRIGIDILGFIPLPGDNREDGIKNEKIIHLKVDQSLRHFLIENDIEEVVIACDQRRGTLPLDVLFDCRLRGVEITDLLDFIERETGQIAVNLMYPSWVIYSNGFHSQNYLRDALDYTLNALLATVMLLLTWPFMLFTAILIYFDDGRRSKAPIFYRQERVGHNGKLFKIIKFRSMRVDAEKDGAKWASKNDARVTRIGNFIRKYRIDELPQLINVFKGEMSFIGPRPERPEFVEQLVKEVPYYNQRHNVKPGLAGWAQLNYPYGASVDDSIEKLKFDLYYVKHQSMLLDILILIRTVEVILFGKGR from the coding sequence ATGGCAGTTGCAAAAAACCGACAAAATAAACGCTCCAATGCGTTAGTAATTACCGAGGCGTTGCTGGTTGCTTACATAGGATACATTGCCAGCTTTATCTTAGTTCAGTTAGATCTTATTCCAGCTCCGGATATCGAAACAAACACCGTTAATATGTTTCTGATTACGATCACAGTGTTACTGTGTTCGCTCTCGGTAGGTCTTTACGAAGCCAAACTTCGTGAAACGTTCAGGGGAATAATCAGGCGGGTTTTTGTGAGTTTAGGGTTGACATACTTCATTGTAGAAGTGGTTACCCAAACGTTTTTTGATTTGCTGCAAATGCATCCTTACTACCTCCCTACCGCCATATCGTTAAATTTAATCGCCATTGTGTTTTTTCGGTATTTTACCAATCGTCTGGGGCTGCTGGGACTGGGCCGGTTACGACTGGTGGTGTTAGGGGCCGGTGAAAGAGCCTCGATCATAGAGCGTCGCATGCGCCGTGACGCAGACAGAATCGGTATCGATATTCTTGGCTTTATTCCGTTGCCTGGTGATAATCGTGAAGACGGTATTAAAAACGAGAAAATCATTCATTTAAAGGTTGATCAAAGCCTGCGTCATTTCTTAATCGAAAACGATATTGAAGAGGTGGTGATTGCCTGTGATCAGCGTCGTGGAACGTTACCACTGGATGTGCTTTTTGACTGCCGGTTAAGGGGCGTCGAAATCACCGATCTGCTGGATTTTATTGAGCGTGAGACCGGTCAGATTGCGGTGAATCTGATGTATCCGAGCTGGGTAATATACTCCAATGGGTTCCACTCACAAAACTACCTCAGAGACGCCCTGGACTATACCCTCAATGCATTACTTGCCACGGTGATGTTGTTGCTCACCTGGCCGTTCATGCTGTTCACGGCAATATTGATTTATTTCGATGATGGACGACGTAGCAAAGCGCCGATTTTTTATCGTCAGGAACGCGTCGGTCATAACGGTAAGCTGTTTAAGATTATTAAGTTCAGAAGTATGCGGGTGGATGCTGAAAAAGACGGTGCTAAATGGGCCTCTAAAAACGATGCCAGGGTTACCCGGATTGGTAATTTTATTCGTAAATACCGTATCGATGAATTACCACAGCTTATTAATGTGTTTAAAGGTGAAATGTCCTTTATTGGTCCTCGCCCCGAGAGGCCAGAGTTCGTTGAGCAGCTCGTCAAGGAAGTACCTTATTACAATCAACGACACAACGTTAAACCAGGGCTGGCGGGCTGGGCGCAGCTCAACTATCCTTATGGTGCCTCAGTGGATGACTCAATCGAAAAGTTAAAATTTGACCTGTATTACGTTAAACACCAAAGCATGTTATTGGATATCCTGATCCTGATTAGAACCGTTGAAGTCATCTTGTTTGGAAAAGGGCGGTAG
- a CDS encoding XrtA system polysaccharide deacetylase — protein sequence MATANQLTTNKNAMTVDVEDYFQVSAFESSIVVEQWDTIPLRVGDNMHRLLDLFAEKNVKSTFFTLGWIAKRCPDMIRRIVDEGHELASHGLSHRRATTMTRSEFYEDVRVSKDILEQTSGRALSGYRAPSFSIDSSNEWVYEILVELGFLYSSSTYPVKHDLYGVPDWPRFKHTRPEGIIEIPIPTLQQKGRNIGIGGGGYFRLFPYWLSQQRIDKFLKAESEPYSFYFHPWEIDNDQPRIKNAPLKSKFRHYINLSAMEKKLSKLLDRYEWDTMSSVYNIDVPGLEKNGTDKLRM from the coding sequence ATGGCAACGGCAAACCAGCTCACCACAAATAAGAATGCAATGACCGTAGATGTCGAAGATTATTTTCAGGTGTCAGCATTCGAATCGTCAATTGTCGTAGAACAGTGGGACACCATTCCTCTGCGCGTTGGCGATAACATGCACCGGCTGTTAGATCTGTTTGCCGAAAAAAACGTCAAGTCGACATTTTTTACTTTGGGTTGGATTGCCAAACGATGCCCGGACATGATTCGCCGCATTGTTGATGAAGGCCACGAATTAGCCAGCCACGGGCTGTCGCATCGGCGCGCTACCACCATGACCCGGTCTGAGTTTTATGAAGATGTCAGAGTCAGCAAAGATATTTTAGAACAAACCAGTGGCAGGGCTTTATCCGGTTATCGGGCGCCAAGCTTTTCCATCGACTCGAGCAACGAGTGGGTATATGAAATATTAGTTGAATTAGGTTTTTTGTATTCTTCGAGTACGTATCCGGTTAAACATGATTTATACGGCGTACCTGACTGGCCTCGGTTTAAACACACGCGTCCTGAAGGCATCATTGAAATCCCCATCCCAACCCTGCAACAAAAGGGAAGAAACATCGGTATTGGCGGTGGTGGTTATTTCAGGCTGTTTCCATATTGGTTGTCCCAACAGCGAATTGATAAGTTTTTAAAAGCAGAAAGCGAGCCCTATAGCTTTTATTTTCATCCCTGGGAAATTGACAACGACCAACCACGCATTAAAAACGCACCGTTAAAATCTAAGTTCAGGCATTACATTAATTTGTCTGCCATGGAAAAAAAGCTCAGCAAATTATTAGATCGTTATGAATGGGATACCATGAGCTCAGTGTACAATATTGATGTGCCCGGGTTGGAAAAAAACGGTACTGATAAACTTAGGATGTAG
- a CDS encoding FemAB family XrtA/PEP-CTERM system-associated protein, which translates to MCANHITDYEIVKLESNRYQEWDQYVVSHDEGSFFHLSGWKTVIEETFKHQCHFLFARQHNDIIGILPLVEQKSRLFGHTLVSTPFCVYGGAIANSEAIRIALEDAALRLGQRLAVDYVELRYRKAVNNPNFTQFCHHSTFGLELATTPDDILASIKKKQRAVIRHSLKNDLSYRIDKDVDVAYQVYSESVRNLGTPVFDKKYFTNLSKAFADQLDVLTVTNAQNEPVSAVLSFYFKGEVLPYYGGGLHEARALKSNDFMYYQLMCHAQRSGCRRFDFGRSKDDSGSAKYKASYGITPEPLHYLRALVRATEQPNLSPNNPKYALFINGWKRLPLWLSRILGPYLSKYLG; encoded by the coding sequence ATGTGTGCTAACCACATAACGGACTATGAAATTGTCAAATTAGAAAGTAACCGTTACCAGGAATGGGATCAATATGTGGTATCACATGATGAAGGCAGCTTTTTTCATCTGTCCGGTTGGAAAACCGTCATTGAAGAGACCTTTAAGCATCAATGCCATTTTTTATTTGCCAGGCAGCACAATGACATCATCGGCATTTTGCCACTGGTTGAGCAAAAAAGCCGGTTGTTCGGCCATACCTTAGTCTCGACGCCCTTTTGTGTTTATGGCGGTGCCATTGCAAACTCGGAGGCTATTCGCATTGCCCTTGAGGATGCAGCCCTTCGTTTAGGACAGCGCTTAGCGGTAGACTACGTTGAGTTAAGGTACCGAAAAGCCGTTAACAATCCCAACTTTACCCAGTTTTGCCATCATTCGACCTTTGGCCTGGAGCTGGCCACTACACCCGATGATATCCTCGCGAGCATCAAGAAAAAACAACGGGCAGTGATTCGTCACTCGCTTAAAAACGACTTGTCGTACCGTATTGATAAAGATGTTGATGTTGCCTATCAGGTGTATTCTGAAAGTGTCAGAAATCTGGGCACGCCAGTTTTTGACAAAAAATACTTTACGAATTTATCCAAGGCCTTTGCTGATCAGCTTGATGTGTTAACAGTAACTAACGCTCAGAATGAGCCGGTGTCTGCGGTCCTGAGCTTTTACTTTAAGGGTGAGGTACTGCCCTATTATGGGGGCGGCTTACACGAGGCCCGCGCCTTAAAAAGCAATGACTTTATGTATTATCAGTTAATGTGTCATGCGCAGCGAAGTGGCTGTCGCCGGTTTGATTTTGGTCGCAGTAAGGATGATTCTGGCTCGGCAAAGTACAAAGCGTCATATGGCATAACCCCGGAGCCATTGCATTATCTTCGTGCTTTGGTACGGGCCACAGAGCAACCCAATTTAAGCCCGAACAACCCTAAATATGCCTTGTTCATCAATGGCTGGAAACGCTTACCTTTATGGTTGAGTCGTATTCTTGGTCCTTATCTTTCAAAATACCTTGGTTAA